From the genome of Vitis riparia cultivar Riparia Gloire de Montpellier isolate 1030 chromosome 2, EGFV_Vit.rip_1.0, whole genome shotgun sequence, one region includes:
- the LOC117906930 gene encoding autophagy protein 5 isoform X2: protein MDVEAMGREAQKYVWEGAIPLQIHLHESEVTTLPHPSPALVLAPRMGYLPLLLPLLKPHFSSTLPPGVDTIWFEYKGLPLKWHIPTGVLFDLLCAEQERPWNLTVHFRGYPGNILTPCEGEDSVKWSFINSLKEAAYIVNGNCKNVMNMSQSDQVELWHSVLNGNMETYQRVSSKLKLEKVGDQYVGKPNSNLLKSRTNTGETDTGGPVKTDKCFTLRDAVKALLPELFVEKTLIDEEIPRIELEEESRAPSDDESNTRNEEDVEEKQGENVECCCPSDDAETKLKLVRIQGIEPKLEIPFSWVVNNLMNPEHFLHICVFVKVPQAKPLPHDR, encoded by the exons ATGGATGTAGAAGCTATGGGCAGAGAAGCACAAAAGTATGTTTGGGAAGGGGCTATTCCCCTCCAGATTCATCTCCATGAATCCGAAGTCACCActcttcctcatccttctccTGCTCTT GTCTTAGCACCTCGGATGGGGTACTTACCTTTGTTACTTCCTCTACTCAAGCCACACTTCAGTAGCACACTTCCACCTGGTGTAGATACTATTTGGTTTGAGTATAAAGGTTTGCCACTCAAATG GCATATACCAACAGGCGTTCTTTTTGATCTTCTATGTGCAGAACAAGAAAGACCTTGGAATTTGACG GTACATTTTAGAGGATACCCCGGTAATATTTTGACTCCATGCGAAGGTGAAGATAGTGTTAAGTGGAGCTTTATTAACTCATTGAAAGAG GCAGCATATATAGTCAATGGGAACTGCAAGAATGTTATGAACATGTCACAATCTGATCAGGTGGAGCTCTGGCACTCTGTGTTAAATG GTAATATGGAGACCTACCAACGGGTTTCATCTAAGCTTAAACTTGAAAAAGTTGGAGATCAGTATGTAGGGAAACCAAattcaaacttattaaaatcTCGAACAAACACCGGTGAAACGGATACTGGTGGACCAGTCAAGACAG ACAAATGCTTCACCTTACGTGATGCGGTGAAAGCTCTTCTTCCAGAGTTATTTGTGGAAAAAACCTTAATTGATGAGGAAATACCCAGAATAGAACTTGAAGAAGAATCAAGAGCCCCTTCAGACGATGAAAGCAACACgagaaatgaggaagatgtTGAGGAAAAACAGGGTGAAAATGTGGAGTGTTGCTGCCCATCTGATGATGCTGAAACCAAGTTGAAGCTGGTCCGCATCCAAGGGATTGAACCAAAATTGGAGATACCTTTCTCTTGGGTGGTTAACAACCTGATGAATCCGGAGCACTTTCTTCATATTTGTGTTTTCGTCAAAGTTCCACAAGCCAAGCCATTACCACACGACAGGTAA
- the LOC117906930 gene encoding autophagy protein 5 isoform X1 has product MDVEAMGREAQKYVWEGAIPLQIHLHESEVTTLPHPSPALVLAPRMGYLPLLLPLLKPHFSSTLPPGVDTIWFEYKGLPLKWHIPTGVLFDLLCAEQERPWNLTVHFRGYPGNILTPCEGEDSVKWSFINSLKEAAYIVNGNCKNVMNMSQSDQVELWHSVLNGNMETYQRVSSKLKLEKVGDQYVGKPNSNLLKSRTNTGETDTGGPVKTGRIPVRLYVWSVSKDFDDLEDAPQIDSWDQISYMNRPVEIHREEDKCFTLRDAVKALLPELFVEKTLIDEEIPRIELEEESRAPSDDESNTRNEEDVEEKQGENVECCCPSDDAETKLKLVRIQGIEPKLEIPFSWVVNNLMNPEHFLHICVFVKVPQAKPLPHDR; this is encoded by the exons ATGGATGTAGAAGCTATGGGCAGAGAAGCACAAAAGTATGTTTGGGAAGGGGCTATTCCCCTCCAGATTCATCTCCATGAATCCGAAGTCACCActcttcctcatccttctccTGCTCTT GTCTTAGCACCTCGGATGGGGTACTTACCTTTGTTACTTCCTCTACTCAAGCCACACTTCAGTAGCACACTTCCACCTGGTGTAGATACTATTTGGTTTGAGTATAAAGGTTTGCCACTCAAATG GCATATACCAACAGGCGTTCTTTTTGATCTTCTATGTGCAGAACAAGAAAGACCTTGGAATTTGACG GTACATTTTAGAGGATACCCCGGTAATATTTTGACTCCATGCGAAGGTGAAGATAGTGTTAAGTGGAGCTTTATTAACTCATTGAAAGAG GCAGCATATATAGTCAATGGGAACTGCAAGAATGTTATGAACATGTCACAATCTGATCAGGTGGAGCTCTGGCACTCTGTGTTAAATG GTAATATGGAGACCTACCAACGGGTTTCATCTAAGCTTAAACTTGAAAAAGTTGGAGATCAGTATGTAGGGAAACCAAattcaaacttattaaaatcTCGAACAAACACCGGTGAAACGGATACTGGTGGACCAGTCAAGACAG GTAGAATTCCAGTTCGTTTGTATGTTTGGAGTGTGAGCaaggattttgatgatttagaagATGCACCTCAAATTGATAGTTGGGACCAAATCTCTTACATGAACCGACCTGTTGAGATTCACAGAGAAGAAG ACAAATGCTTCACCTTACGTGATGCGGTGAAAGCTCTTCTTCCAGAGTTATTTGTGGAAAAAACCTTAATTGATGAGGAAATACCCAGAATAGAACTTGAAGAAGAATCAAGAGCCCCTTCAGACGATGAAAGCAACACgagaaatgaggaagatgtTGAGGAAAAACAGGGTGAAAATGTGGAGTGTTGCTGCCCATCTGATGATGCTGAAACCAAGTTGAAGCTGGTCCGCATCCAAGGGATTGAACCAAAATTGGAGATACCTTTCTCTTGGGTGGTTAACAACCTGATGAATCCGGAGCACTTTCTTCATATTTGTGTTTTCGTCAAAGTTCCACAAGCCAAGCCATTACCACACGACAGGTAA